Proteins from one Ovis aries strain OAR_USU_Benz2616 breed Rambouillet chromosome 12, ARS-UI_Ramb_v3.0, whole genome shotgun sequence genomic window:
- the LOC121816104 gene encoding basic proline-rich protein-like, with protein PPLPPPPPPPPPLPSPPPPPPPPPPPLPPPPLPPPPPPPPPLPPPPPPLPPPPPPPPPPPPPPPPPPPPPPPPPPPPPPPPPPPLPSPPPPPPPPPPPPPPPPPPPPPPPPLPPLPPPPPPPPPPLPPLPPPPPPPPPSPPPPPLPPSSVPSPLPPPPPPSPPPPPPPPASVFPPPPPSPPPPPLPPPPPPPPPPPPPPPPPPPPPSPPPSPPPARPPPPPPPPPPPPPPSPPPPLPPPPPPPPPPPPPPPSPPLPSSLSLPPFPPPPPPPPPLPPPPPPPPSPPPLPPSPPPPPPPPPAPPPPSPPPPPPPPPPPPPLPSPPPHPSPPPPPPLPPPPPPPPPLPSPPPHPSPPPPPPLPPPPPPLPPPPPPPPPPPPPSVPPAPPPPPPPPPPPPLLPPPPPPPPPPLPSPPPPPPPPPFPPHPPPPPPLPPPPPPPPPPPLPSPPPPPPPPPPPPPPPPPPPPSPPPPPLPPPPPPLPPPPPPPPPPPPPPPPPPPPPSPPPSPPPAPPPPPPPPPPPPPPPPPPSPPPPLPPPPPLPPPPPPSPPLPSSLSLPPFPPPPPPPPPLPPPPPPPPPPSPPPLPPSP; from the exons cctcctcttcctcctccaccaccacctcctcctcctcttccatctcctcctcctcctcctcctccacctcctcctcctcttcctcctcctcctcttcctcctccaccacctcctcctcctcctcttcctcctcctccacctcctcttcctcctcctccaccaccaccaccaccac ctcctccacctcctcctccacctcctcctccacctcctcctcctccaccacctcctcctccaccacctcctcctcctcttccatctcctccacctcctccaccacctcctcctcctcctccaccacctcctcctccaccacctcctcctcctccacctcttcctcctcttccaccacctcctcctcctccaccacctcctcttcctcctcttccacctcctccacctcctccaccaccttctcctccaccaccaccactaccaccatcgTCTGTgccatctcctcttcctcctccacctccaccttctcctcctccaccaccaccaccaccagcatctgtatttcctccaccacctccttctcctccaccacctcctcttcctcctcctccacctcctccaccaccacctcctccgccaccaccacctcctcctccaccaccctcacctcctccatctcctcctccagcacgtcctcctccaccacctcctcctccaccaccaccaccaccaccatctcctccacctcctcttcctcctcctcctccacctcctccaccaccaccaccaccaccaccatctcctccactaccatcttctctgtctcttccaccatttcctcctcctcctccacctcccccacctcttcctccaccaccaccaccaccaccatctcctccaccactacctccttctcctccaccacctcctcctccaccacctgctcctcctcctccatctcctccacctcctcctcctccaccaccacctcctcctcctcttccatctcctcctcctcatccttctccacctcctcctcctcctcttcctcctccaccaccacctcctcctcctcttccatctcctcctcctcatccttctccacctcctcctcctcctcttcctcctcctccacctcctcttcctcctcctccaccaccaccaccaccaccaccaccaccgtctGTTCCACCtgcaccacctcctcctcctccaccaccacctcctcctcctcttcttcctcctcctccaccaccacctcctcctcctcttccatctcctccacctcctcctcctccacctccttttcctcctcatcctcctcctccacctcctcttcctcctcctcctccaccaccacctcctcctcctcttccatctcctccacctcctcctccacctcctcctcctccaccacctcctcctc CTccaccacctccttctcctccaccacctcctcttcctcctcctccacctcctcttcctcctcctccacctccaccaccaccacctcctcctccaccaccacctcctcctccaccaccctcacctcctccatctcctcctccagcacctcctcctccaccacctcctcctccaccaccaccaccaccaccaccaccaccatctcctccacctcctcttcctcctcctcctccactaccaccaccaccaccaccatctcctccactaccatcttctctgtctcttccaccatttcctcctcctcctccacctcccccacctcttcctccaccaccaccaccaccaccaccaccatctcctccaccactacctccttctcct